From the Musa acuminata AAA Group cultivar baxijiao chromosome BXJ3-7, Cavendish_Baxijiao_AAA, whole genome shotgun sequence genome, one window contains:
- the LOC103991788 gene encoding receptor-like protein kinase HSL1, which produces MRAPRGSHVARVNHPSTDAIMRSVSGTLSVTDLVGSVHVAIAPRNPSVLKKLQMGAEPYKAAFFFFFSPSAHLLRSSILLWLPLLFISEAAVAHGDDQERLVLFDIRSHWSNAPALSSWDVSSPYCNWPGIRCSNGSVTSMSLPNINITEPIPPFFCNLTSLAHLDLSYNEIPGGFPTCLYSCSNLQYLDLSQNFLVGELPSDIHKLSSQLLHLDLSYNNFTGDIPPSIGRLLSLHTLNLHCNFFDGSFPAELGKLSMLESLTLAYNPFASPRIPVEFGNMTRLKYLWMTYANLVGEIPEDLGRLAELDHLDLARNGLSGSIPAAIWSLEKLTTLYLYDNKLTGEISGEIAASNLEEIDVSMNRLTGSIPEEFVNLHNLRILFMYNNSLSGEIPRGIGLLRDLRDIRLFDNHLVGVLPPELGQQSHLTNLEVSNNRISGSLPQGLCANRALKSVVVFNNNLTGELPASLADCYGLNDIQLYNNNFSGEFPGRIWSASVNLTTVLIDRNHFTGVLPDKLQPNLTRLVMNDNRFSGRIPTRAPRLLVFRGSNNMFSGEIPAELTGMSRLQVLLLHGNRISGSIPTSISNLKFLTQLDLSDNHLSGGIPAKLGLLEVLTKLDLSNNRLSGSIPPEIGNLKLNLLNLTYNKLTGEVPLQLQNRAYERSFLSNPGLCSSKRIENLNICAHAGPNKLSERLIPISLVLGGVMFLMLAVTGMLICRRRSDAADLSACKLTSFHQLDFTQRHIIRGLTEASLIGSGGSGQVYRVNLENRAGDAVVAVKKIRNSGQLDWKMEKAFEAEVKVLSSIRHCSIVKLLCCISSADSKLLVYEYMEKGSLDQWLYGRRRTRTGSGHFQPPLDWRKRLGIAIDAAKGLCYMHHHCTPPVIHRDVKSSNILLDSNFGAKIADFGLARMLMKASEPESASAITGTFGYMAPECGHSKKINEKVDVYSFGVVLLELTTGRKAQDGGEHEGLAGWAARRLREKGGFMEMIDVELSDEVNYTDDMGTVVRLGIECTRRNAVVRPSMKEVLRKLTEIVGLGR; this is translated from the exons ATGCGTGCGCCGCGTGGGAGTCATGTTGCTCGTGTCAACCACCCTTCCACCGATGCCATCATGAGATCCGTCTCAGGTACTTTATCCGTTACTGATTTAGTCGGATCAGTTCATGTCGCCATTGCCCCACGCAATCCATCGGTGCTCAAGAAGCTTCAGATGGGCGCAGAACCATACAAagctgccttcttcttcttcttctctccctcgGCGCATCTCCTGCGCAGCTCGATTCTTCTATGGCTTCCCCTCCTCTTCATCTCCGAAGCCGCCGTAGCCCACGGCGATGACCAGGAGAGACTCGTCCTCTTCGACATAAGAAGTCATTGGAGCAACGCTCCTGCGCTGAGCTCGTGGGACGTCTCCTCCCCCTACTGCAACTGGCCAGGAATCCGCTGCAGCAATGGCTCGGTCACTTCCATGTCTCTCCCCAATATAAACATCACTGAACCCATCCCACCCTTCTTCTGCAACCTCACCAGCCTCGCTCACCTCGACCTCTCTTACAATGAAATCCCTGGCGGCTTCCCGACTTGTCTCTACAGCTGCTCCAACCTCCAGTACCTCGACCTCTCTCAGAACTTTCTCGTTGGGGAGCTGCCTTCTGATATCCATAAGCTGTCGTCGCAGCTCCTTCACCTTGATCTCTCTTATAACAACTTCACCGGCGACATCCCTCCTTCCATCGGCCGGCTCCTCTCACTCCACACCCTCAATCTTCACTGCAATTTCTTCGATGGCTCGTTCCCGGCTGAGCTCGGTAAACTTTCCATGCTCGAAAGCCTCACTCTCGCTTACAATCCTTTCGCCAGTCCGCGCATCCCGGTCGAGTTCGGGAACATGACGAGACTGAAGTACCTGTGGATGACCTATGCCAACCTGGTCGGCGAGATCCCGGAGGATCTCGGGCGGCTGGCAGAGCTTGACCACCTCGACCTCGCGCGGAACGGTTTAAGTGGCTCGATTCCTGCAGCCATATGGTCGCTGGAGAAGCTGACGACGCTCTACTTGTACGATAACAAGCTGACGGGAGAGATTTCCGGCGAGATCGCGGCTTCGAACTTGGAGGAGATCGATGTCTCGATGAACCGGCTGACGGGATCGATACCGGAGGAATTCGTAAATCTCCACAATCTCCGCATTCTGTTCATGTATAACAATAGCCTGTCCGGTGAGATCCCCAGAGGCATCGGCCTCCTTCGCGATCTCCGGGACATCAGGCTCTTCGACAACCACCTAGTCGGTGTCTTGCCGCCGGAGCTCGGGCAGCAGTCCCATCTGACCAATCTTGAGGTGTCCAACAACAGAATCTCCGGCAGCTTGCCCCAAGGCCTCTGTGCAAACAGAGCACTTAAGTCGGTGGTGGTCTTCAACAACAACCTCACCGGGGAGCTGCCGGCTTCTCTCGCCGATTGCTACGGGTTAAACGACATTCAGCTCTACAACAACAACTTCTCCGGCGAGTTCCCCGGACGAATTTGGTCGGCATCAGTGAACTTGACCACCGTGCTGATCGACCGCAACCACTTCACCGGCGTTCTGCCGGACAAGTTGCAGCCGAACCTGACTCGGCTGGTGATGAACGACAATAGGTTTTCCGGAAGGATCCCCACACGGGCGCCGAGACTATTGGTGTTTCGGGGAAGCAACAACATGTTCTCCGGCGAAATTCCGGCGGAACTCACCGGAATGTCGAGGCTCCAGGTTCTTTTGCTCCACGGAAATCGGATCTCTGGTTCGATACCGACAAGCATTTCCAATTTGAAGTTCCTCACCCAGCTTGATCTCAGCGACAACCACCTCTCAGGAGGTATCCCGGCCAAGCTGGGGTTGCTCGAGGTGCTCACCAAGCTCGACCTCTCGAACAACCGGCTGTCGGGATCGATACCGCCTGAAATCGGCAACCTTAAGCTCAACCTCCTTAACCTGACCTACAACAAGCTCACCGGCGAGGTACCTCTGCAGTTGCAGAACCGAGCTTACGAGCGGAGCTTTCTATCCAATCCTGGCCTCTGCTCATCCAAGCGTATAGAAAATCTCAATATCTGTGCACATGCCGGCCCAAACAAGCTATCAGAGAGACTGATCCCAATCTCTTTGGTGCTCGGTGGGGTTATGTTCTTGATGCTAGCTGTGACCGGAATGTTGATTTGCCGGCGAAGATCCGACGCCGCTGACCTTTCAGCATGCAAGCTGACTTCGTTTCATCAGCTGGACTTCACACAACGTCATATAATACGTGGACTCACAGAGGCAAGCCTCATCGGCAGCGGAGGATCAGGTCAGGTGTACAGGGTCAACCTCGAGAACCGCGCCGGCGACGCTGTGGTGGCCGTGAAGAAGATTCGGAATAGTGGACAGCTGGATTGGAAGATGGAGAAGGCCTTCGAGGCGGAGGTCAAGGTACTGAGCTCGATACGGCATTGCAGCATCGTGAAGCTCCTGTGTTGCATCTCGAGCGCAGACTCTAAGCTCCTGGTCTACGAGTACATGGAGAAGGGGAGTCTGGACCAGTGGCTTTACGGGAGGAGAAGGACAAGGACGGGTTCAGGGCATTTCCAGCCGCCGCTGGATTGGCGGAAGAGGCTCGGGATCGCGATTGACGCCGCCAAGGGATTGTGCTACATGCACCACCACTGTACTCCGCCGGTCATCCATCGCGACGTGAAGTCCAGCAACATACTCCTGGACTCGAACTTCGGAGCAAAGATCGCCGACTTCGGCTTGGCACGGATGCTGATGAAGGCCAGCGAGCCGGAGTCTGCGTCGGCCATAACAGGAACCTTTGGCTACATGGCTCCAG AGTGTGGACACTCGAAGAAGATCAACGAGAAGGTGGACGTGTATAGCTTCGGGGTAGTGCTTCTGGAGTTGACCACAGGAAGGAAAGCGCAAGATGGTGGTGAGCACGAAGGCTTAGCAGGGTGGGCTGCTCGCCGCCTGAGAGAGAAGGGTGGCTTCATGGAGATGATAGATGTGGAGTTAAGTGACGAGGTCAACTATACGGATGACATGGGGACGGTGGTAAGACTGGGAATAGAGTGCACGAGGAGGAATGCTGTGGTGAGGCCATCCATGAAGGAGGTGCTGCGAAAGCTGACGGAGATAGTTGGACTGGGCCGTTAA
- the LOC103991249 gene encoding uncharacterized protein LOC103991249: MAPNGETLIASYPRNKPDVPQRPRRISMEGLQRAISDLSFQLGKEAVETALPPISEVEDAKCECCGMSEECTPEYIGRVREKFSGKWICGLCSEAVKEEMVKNGGKQQKALEAHMSVCVRFNRIGRTHPVLYQADAMRELLRKSSRAGRAQSSSPRDREGVKKGGITRSSSCIPAITKEINKCTALTDRLKP; encoded by the coding sequence ATGGCACCCAATGGAGAGACGCTAATCGCTTCCTACCCAAGAAACAAGCCCGACGTTCCCCAGAGGCCTCGGAGGATCTCAATGGAGGGCCTTCAGAGGGCGATATCCGACCTCTCCTTCCAGCTCGGCAAAGAGGCTGTGGAAACAGCACTGCCGCCCATATCCGAGGTGGAGGACGCCAAGTGCGAGTGCTGCGGCATGTCCGAGGAGTGTACGCCCGAGTACATCGGTCGCGTGCGCGAGAAGTTCTCCGGGAAGTGGATATGTGGCTTGTGCTCGGAGGCGGTTAAGGAGGAGATGGTGAAGAACGGAGGGAAGCAGCAGAAGGCTCTCGAGGCACACATGAGCGTGTGCGTGAGGTTCAACAGGATCGGGCGGACGCACCCGGTGCTCTACCAGGCGGACGCCATGAGAGAGCTCCTGAGGAAGTCGTCGAGAGCGGGAAGGGCGCAGTCTAGCAGCCCCAGGGACAGGGAAGGGGTCAAGAAAGGGGGGATCACGAGGAGCTCAAGCTGCATTCCAGCCATAACCAAGGAGATCAACAAGTGCACAGCCCTGACCGATCGACTCAAGCCATGA
- the LOC135642055 gene encoding early nodulin-like protein 17: MASSSALCIIMMTTMCSLVGATNLYRVGDAEGWREPDKNDATMYDTWAGKYAFRVGDSLAFDYKNDSVVRVSKRGYYHCNETGGGSASKDGSTVFLLDQPGFYYFVSGDVDHCKMGQRVMIEALDAQRPPAAAGPAPSPLPSSAVSWTATAASLRDMVALGSLLFVASYCSYLS; the protein is encoded by the exons ATGGCTTCGTCTTCCGCCCTGTGCATCATCATGATGACCACCATGTGCTCCCTCGTCGGAGCCACCAACCTTTACAGGGTTGGCGACGCCGAGGGATGGAGGGAGCCGGACAAGAACGACGCCACCATGTACGACACTTGGGCTGGCAAGTACGCGTTCCGCGTCGGCGATTCGCTCG CGTTCGACTACAAGAACGACTCTGTCGTTAGGGTCAGTAAACGAGGATACTACCATTGCAATGAGACCGGAGGTGGGTCGGCGTCCAAGGACGGCAGCACAGTCTTTCTCCTGGACCAGCCCGGATTCTACTACTTCGTCAGCGGCGACGTCGACCACTGCAAGATGGGACAGAGGGTGATGATAGAGGCATTGGATGCTCAGCGACCTCCTGCGGCTGCCGGGCCGGCGCCATCTCCGCTTCCGAGTTCTGCAGTCTCATGGACAGCAACAGCTGCGTCTCTTCGTGACATGGTGGCGCTTGGTTCCCTTCTATTCGTGGCTTCTTACTGCTCATATCTATCATAG
- the LOC135643599 gene encoding uncharacterized protein LOC135643599, translated as MESSSAAKRLWHIARVVFYMLRKGLAKDKLMMDLHLLLKRGKIAGKAIGNLVTFHHHHHHHGVTSMSSAFSCRSMDPNRSFYSPKAVEFSCSNTPSRPSFHAIKRKNRHRRYDYDYDAVAVAKAFEILNSQVSDAESVMASPSPSPMNWSFGKSPAGARQLRITDSPFPLNEEGEEVGTHIDQEAEEFIKRFYQQLRLQQWTPMTPEYKQYRNELMGRA; from the coding sequence ATGGAGTCGTCAAGCGCAGCCAAGAGGCTATGGCACATAGCGAGGGTGGTGTTCTACATGCTCCGGAAAGGCCTCGCCAAGGACAAACTCATGATggatctccacctcctcctcaagcGCGGCAAGATCGCCGGAAAAGCCATCGGTAACCTCGTGACCttccaccaccatcaccaccatcATGGCGTCACCTCCATGAGCTCGGCCTTCTCGTGCCGGTCCATGGACCCGAACCGCTCCTTCTACAGCCCCAAGGCGGTGGAGTTCAGCTGCAGCAACACTCCCTCACGCCCGTCCTTCCATGCCATCAAGCGAAAGAACCGCCACCGCCGCTACGACTACGACTATGACGCCGTGGCGGTAGCGAAGGCGTTTGAGATACTCAACTCCCAAGTGTCCGATGCCGAGTCGGTCATGGCATCGCCATCTCCATCCCCGATGAACTGGAGCTTTGGAAAGAGCCCGGCTGGGGCGCGCCAGCTAAGGATCACGGACTCGCCCTTCCCATTGAACGAGGAGGGTGAGGAGGTGGGCACCCATATCGATCAGGAGGCGGAGGAGTTCATCAAGAGGTTCTACCAGCAGCTTCGTCTACAGCAGTGGACACCGATGACACCGGAATACAAACAGTACAGGAATGAGTTAATGGGACGAGCCTGA
- the LOC103991251 gene encoding NAC domain-containing protein 75: MNTSPKVSTSSLIDAKLVQHRVSVSKQCPGCGHKLDRKPDWVGLPAGVKFDPTDQELVEHLEAKVKAEDLRSHPLIDEFIPTIEGDDGICYTHPEKLPGVRRDGLSKHFFHRPSKAYTTGTRKRRKIQSTCDLQRGETRWHKTGKTRPVMVNGKQKGCKKILVLYTNFGKHRKPEKTNWVMHQYHLGESEEEKEGELVVSKIFFQTQPRQCTWSDKSSTTAAATAEGMDQRRDSGGASCSSDLVSKRDEHSYSSMEMHQHLMKPDNFSFAPFRESFNEVAVGEEPKARDEHSEHEHLVGSPHHQVAQEHQQLQQLQVVPTAAFHITRPMHPIPAIVSTHPHRQTSMVLEDPYQVSRILLQSDKFQQLELQQKLDHRSTSGLEELVMSCTSARTNETSIPHSQETEWHFPFWQSDNSNHHGG, translated from the exons ATGAACACAAGTCCCAAGGTCAGCACTTCGTCTCTCATCGACGCCAAGCTGGTACAGCATCGTGTGAGTGTTTCCAAACAGTGCCCTGGGTGTGGCCACAAGCTCGATCGCAAGCCG GATTGGGTGGGGTTGCCCGCAGGAGTGAAGTTCGATCCGACAGATCAAGAATTGGTAGAGCACCTGGAAGCGAAGGTGAAGGCAGAAGATTTGAGATCCCATCCTCTGATAGATGAGTTCATCCCGACGATCGAAGGCGACGATGGCATCTGCTACACCCATCCTGAGAAGCTCCCAG GTGTGAGAAGGGATGGCCTGAGCAAGCACTTCTTCCACAGGCCATCCAAGGCCTACACCACCGGCACAAGGAAAAGAAGGAAAATCCAGTCGACGTGCGACCTTCAGAGAGGCGAAACCAGGTGGCACAAGACAGGGAAGACGAGACCTGTGATGGTCAATGGGAAGCAGAAGGGGTGCAAGAAGATACTGGTCCTGTACACCAACTTTGGGAAGCACAGGAAGCCCGAGAAGACCAACTGGGTCATGCACCAGTACCACCTGGGGGagtcggaggaggagaaggaaggtgAGCTTGTGGTGTCCAAGATCTtcttccagacccagccaaggcaGTGCACTTGGTCCGATAAGAGCAGCACAACGGCGGCAGCAACTGCGGAGGGGATGGATCAAAGAAGGGACAGTGGCGGTGCAAGTTGTTCCTCTGATTTAGTTAGCAAGAGGGATGAGCATTCTTACAgtagcatggagatgcatcagcaCCTGATGAAGCCTGACAACTTTAGCTTTGCTCCTTTTAGAGAAAGCTTCAATGAG GTGGCCGTGGGAGAGGAACCGAAGGCACGAGATGAGCACTCAGAGCACGAGCACCTCGTTGGATCACCACATCATCAAGTGGCTCAGGAGCATCAGCAGCTGCAGCAACTGCAGGTGGTGCCGACCGCAGCATTCCACATTACCAGGCCTATGCACCCCATCCCGGCCATCGTCTCGACTCATCCACACCGGCAGACGTCAATGGTTCTCGAAGACCCATATCAAGTCTCAAGGATACTTCTTCAATCCGATAAATTTCAG CAACTGGAATTGCAACAAAAGCTGGACCATAGATCTACTTCCGGCCTGGAAGAACTGGTCATGAGTTGCACTTCAGCTAGAACTAAC GAAACATCAATTCCACACTCCCAAGAGACGGAATGGCACTTTCCCTTCTGGCAATCTGacaattcaaatcatcatgggggatga